A stretch of Longibacter salinarum DNA encodes these proteins:
- a CDS encoding redoxin domain-containing protein: protein MPETQVQAPRVDVSDQAPDFTLFTHDMEPWKLSDKQGQPVVLLFFPGAFTSVCTTELNTVNNEREDFGAPDVEIAGISTDSPFVLDEFRKVNDLQFALLSDHDAEVAEAYGVKYSNDFTPMGLDRIAKRAAFVIDADGVIQYAEVTENAGVQPDFDVIKEVLANL from the coding sequence ATGCCCGAAACGCAAGTGCAAGCCCCCCGCGTCGACGTGAGTGATCAGGCGCCGGACTTTACTCTCTTCACCCACGACATGGAGCCGTGGAAATTATCCGATAAGCAAGGACAACCGGTCGTGCTTCTGTTCTTCCCCGGTGCCTTCACCAGCGTCTGCACCACAGAACTCAATACGGTCAACAACGAACGCGAGGACTTCGGAGCCCCGGACGTTGAAATTGCCGGTATCTCGACCGACTCCCCGTTCGTGTTGGACGAATTTCGAAAAGTGAACGATCTACAGTTTGCTTTGTTAAGCGACCATGATGCGGAGGTCGCCGAAGCGTATGGTGTCAAGTACAGCAATGACTTTACACCCATGGGCCTCGACCGCATTGCCAAACGTGCAGCGTTCGTTATTGACGCGGATGGCGTGATTCAGTACGCGGAGGTGACGGAAAACGCCGGCGTACAGCCTGACTTCGATGTGATCAAAGAGGTCCTGGCCAATCTCTAG
- the ribA gene encoding GTP cyclohydrolase II, translating into MEPLSVDRLTSTRIPTVHGEFTLSLYENSQDDKDHLALIHGDVEGEEDVLVRVHSECFTGDVIGSLRCDCGEQLESSLRHIAEQGRGVLLYLRQEGRGIGLLNKLRAYDLQDEGYDTVEANLMLGHGADERDYSIAARMLDDLGVQSVRLLTNNPEKIESLEELGLPVSERVPLQPHLNRHNSEYLQTKADRMRHLLELGSLKNGSRANPHAGDVQALSDRAQAFAETAGRPFVTLTYAQSLDGSIAANPQEPLRISGPETLELTHALRAAHEGILVGINTVLSDDPQLTVRHADGAHPTPIVLDTTLRCPSTVRLLTEPGPTPIIATSEDADREKQSELEAAGAKVLRLNCDATGGICLEALLDALQDVGIRSLMVEGGGEVITSFIRKRLVDYLIITIAPMLVGGVHALRPFGTAGTDAPSGDGQPSQQIQGFPKIENIQYRWIGKDLVLEGRPVWPESQ; encoded by the coding sequence ATGGAGCCTCTTTCAGTTGACCGTCTCACCTCGACCCGCATTCCTACGGTCCACGGTGAGTTTACGCTGTCCCTGTATGAAAATAGCCAGGACGACAAGGATCATCTTGCGCTGATTCACGGCGACGTGGAAGGAGAGGAGGACGTTCTCGTGCGCGTTCATTCGGAATGCTTTACGGGTGATGTGATCGGTTCGCTACGCTGCGACTGCGGTGAGCAACTCGAGTCATCGCTTCGCCACATTGCCGAACAGGGCCGGGGCGTGCTCCTGTATCTTCGTCAGGAAGGGCGTGGGATTGGCTTACTAAACAAGCTCCGCGCGTACGATCTCCAGGATGAAGGATACGACACGGTCGAAGCAAACCTCATGCTCGGGCACGGGGCCGATGAACGAGACTACAGCATCGCGGCCCGGATGCTCGACGATCTGGGTGTCCAATCCGTCCGGCTGCTAACGAACAATCCGGAGAAGATCGAAAGCCTGGAAGAGCTCGGCCTTCCTGTAAGTGAACGTGTGCCGCTTCAACCTCACCTCAACCGGCACAACTCGGAGTATCTGCAGACGAAAGCCGACCGAATGCGGCACCTGCTCGAACTCGGCTCGCTCAAAAACGGCTCGCGAGCGAATCCTCACGCGGGAGACGTCCAGGCACTATCGGATCGAGCACAGGCCTTTGCGGAGACCGCAGGCCGACCGTTCGTCACCCTCACGTATGCCCAGAGTCTGGATGGCTCAATTGCCGCGAATCCGCAGGAGCCGCTCCGTATCAGCGGACCGGAGACGCTGGAGTTGACCCACGCCCTCCGTGCTGCGCATGAAGGCATTCTTGTTGGGATCAACACGGTGCTGTCAGACGACCCACAGCTGACGGTCCGCCACGCCGATGGCGCCCACCCGACCCCGATCGTCCTGGACACAACGCTACGGTGTCCATCGACCGTTCGCCTCCTGACCGAGCCGGGTCCAACGCCCATCATAGCTACTAGCGAGGATGCAGACCGGGAGAAACAGAGCGAACTTGAAGCGGCCGGCGCGAAGGTCCTGCGTCTCAATTGTGATGCCACCGGTGGCATCTGCCTGGAGGCCCTGCTCGACGCCCTTCAGGACGTTGGCATTCGGAGCCTCATGGTGGAAGGCGGAGGTGAGGTCATCACGAGTTTTATCCGAAAGCGACTGGTCGACTACCTGATTATCACGATCGCCCCGATGCTGGTTGGGGGCGTCCACGCGCTTCGCCCGTTTGGCACTGCGGGGACAGACGCCCCATCTGGCGATGGTCAGCCGTCTCAACAGATCCAGGGCTTCCCAAAGATTGAGAATATCCAGTATCGTTGGATCGGAAAGGACCTCGTTCTCGAAGGCCGGCCCGTCTGGCCCGAATCGCAGTAA
- a CDS encoding nitrilase-related carbon-nitrogen hydrolase, which produces MRIACVQCEPEYLEPEANRSKTDALLDDLDADLVVLPELLPSGYFFRSEADVASVVEDERGPTTAWLHDWAQQLDAVLVAGYPEKDGDALYNSAAIVGPSGLIDTYRKVHLFNEEKRWFEPGDNGFPVHTITTSSGTTYRLGVMICFDWYFPEAARTLALQGADVIAHPSNLVLPHCPNSMPIRARENHVFTITANRYGSETSGDETLDFIGQSSVCDPNGDVLYRGKDEGDEVFTTTIRPHEARNRRINKYNDIFADRRPDMYNLTSD; this is translated from the coding sequence ATTCGAATTGCCTGTGTTCAGTGTGAACCTGAATATCTCGAGCCCGAAGCCAATCGCTCGAAGACGGATGCCCTGCTCGACGATCTGGATGCAGATCTCGTCGTTTTACCGGAATTGCTTCCATCAGGTTATTTTTTCCGGTCAGAGGCGGATGTGGCGTCGGTCGTAGAGGACGAGCGCGGTCCGACCACGGCGTGGCTGCACGACTGGGCGCAGCAACTGGACGCAGTTCTGGTTGCCGGCTATCCCGAGAAGGACGGAGATGCATTGTACAATAGCGCTGCTATCGTCGGCCCATCGGGGCTCATCGATACGTATCGCAAGGTCCACCTCTTCAACGAGGAGAAGCGGTGGTTCGAGCCGGGAGACAACGGGTTTCCGGTGCACACGATTACGACATCCAGCGGCACCACCTACCGGCTCGGGGTCATGATTTGCTTCGACTGGTACTTTCCTGAGGCTGCAAGGACGCTCGCGCTCCAAGGAGCAGATGTCATCGCACATCCGTCGAATCTCGTCTTGCCGCACTGTCCCAACTCGATGCCGATCCGAGCCCGGGAAAATCACGTCTTCACGATTACAGCGAATCGATACGGAAGCGAGACGAGCGGAGACGAGACGCTCGACTTTATCGGCCAGAGCTCGGTGTGCGACCCGAATGGAGACGTGCTGTACCGCGGCAAAGATGAGGGCGACGAGGTGTTCACCACGACTATCCGCCCGCATGAGGCACGGAATCGCAGGATCAACAAGTACAACGACATCTTCGCTGACCGGCGGCCGGACATGTACAACCTGACAAGCGACTGA
- the rraA gene encoding ribonuclease E activity regulator RraA, with product MAISTADLYDENRDVQVAEPVLKHFGRKTAFGGEVATVHLYEDNVLMRDKLATSGNGRVLVVDGGGSTWCALLGDRMAQRAIDHGWSGVIINGCVRDSKELAKLDVGVMALATSPRKSRKNGVGAVDVPVTMAGCLIEPGDFLYADEDGIIVSDHDLLS from the coding sequence ATGGCGATATCGACAGCAGACCTCTACGATGAAAATCGGGACGTTCAGGTGGCCGAACCTGTCCTCAAGCATTTCGGCCGGAAGACCGCTTTCGGTGGTGAGGTGGCGACCGTCCACCTGTATGAGGACAACGTCTTGATGCGAGACAAGCTGGCCACATCTGGAAATGGCCGCGTCTTGGTCGTCGACGGTGGGGGATCCACGTGGTGTGCGCTGCTGGGCGATCGGATGGCTCAACGAGCGATCGATCACGGATGGAGCGGCGTGATCATCAATGGATGCGTGCGAGATTCGAAAGAGCTCGCCAAGCTGGACGTTGGCGTCATGGCTCTCGCGACGAGTCCGCGGAAAAGCCGAAAGAATGGCGTCGGCGCCGTGGACGTTCCGGTGACCATGGCCGGTTGCCTCATTGAACCCGGCGACTTCCTTTACGCCGACGAAGATGGAATCATCGTCTCAGATCACGACTTGCTCAGCTAA
- a CDS encoding phosphoribosylaminoimidazolesuccinocarboxamide synthase, whose translation MDAERIHAFLDHTLERTHFDSLGTRYEGKVRDTYRQGEDLVLITTDRISSFDHILKQTIPFKGQILNQTAAFFFEATKDLVPNHVKQVPDPNVTVATACDPLPIEFVMRGYLAGQAWRLYDAGNREISGQPFPDGLRQNSRLPEPVLTPATKAEEGHDENISRDEAIERGLIDAETFDTCAEYARTLYDRGAEMAAERDLILVDTKYEFGRTSDGSIVLIDEVHTPDCSRYFYADGYEERLEANEPQRQLSKEFVRDWLRDNGFTGQPGQTMPDLPDELRVRVTERYVELYEQLTATTFEPDLHTDPVERIREALSIA comes from the coding sequence ATGGACGCTGAACGCATTCACGCATTTCTGGATCATACACTCGAGCGCACCCACTTCGACTCGCTCGGCACCCGTTACGAAGGCAAGGTTCGCGATACGTACCGCCAGGGTGAGGACCTGGTGTTGATCACGACCGACCGGATCTCCTCGTTCGACCACATCCTGAAGCAGACCATTCCGTTCAAGGGGCAGATCCTGAATCAGACGGCTGCCTTCTTCTTTGAGGCAACGAAGGACCTCGTTCCGAATCATGTCAAGCAGGTGCCGGACCCCAACGTGACGGTTGCGACGGCCTGCGATCCGCTCCCGATCGAGTTCGTCATGCGCGGTTATCTGGCCGGTCAGGCATGGCGCCTGTATGACGCCGGCAACCGTGAAATCTCCGGGCAGCCGTTTCCGGATGGTCTTCGACAGAATAGTCGGCTGCCGGAGCCGGTCCTTACGCCCGCAACGAAAGCCGAGGAAGGTCACGACGAGAACATTAGTCGGGACGAGGCCATCGAGCGCGGTCTCATCGACGCAGAGACCTTCGACACGTGCGCCGAATATGCACGCACGCTGTACGATCGTGGTGCGGAGATGGCAGCCGAGCGCGATCTCATCCTCGTGGATACGAAATACGAGTTCGGTCGGACATCCGATGGGTCGATCGTTCTCATCGATGAAGTGCACACGCCGGATTGTTCGCGTTACTTCTACGCTGACGGCTACGAGGAGCGACTCGAGGCGAATGAGCCGCAGCGGCAGCTGTCCAAAGAGTTTGTTCGCGACTGGCTTCGAGACAACGGGTTCACGGGACAGCCGGGACAGACGATGCCCGATCTACCGGACGAACTTCGCGTACGGGTCACCGAGCGCTACGTCGAGCTGTACGAGCAGCTTACGGCAACGACATTCGAGCCAGATCTGCATACGGATCCGGTAGAGCGAATCCGTGAAGCTCTCAGCATCGCATAG
- a CDS encoding zinc-dependent alcohol dehydrogenase yields the protein MPPVSSRDILVFGGDESVSIRSEKLEAPGHNEVQVTTHVSAISAGTERLVYEGSLPAELASDATIDALENKSSDLYPTTYGYASAGRVTALGNGVSDAWLGRKVFAFHPHATHFNAAVSSLIPLPDDLPLENAVLYPNMETAIGLVMDGRPVLGERVSVFGLGLVGLLVTWLLSDFPLQTLLAIDPVAQRRSLAADLGASTTADPQNTQKLFREMKRSQHADPTVNPEGGADLVYELSGRPETIDDGISICGYAGRILVGSWYGTKTAPVDLGRRYHRSHITIRASQVSTIGPEHRPRWSKSRRGDVVMRRLANLPTEILNTVDRPFHDAAETYQMLSEPDSSVVQILHKYADAKQV from the coding sequence ATGCCTCCCGTCTCTTCGCGCGACATCCTTGTTTTCGGTGGTGACGAGTCGGTGTCCATTCGATCCGAGAAACTCGAGGCTCCCGGTCACAACGAGGTTCAGGTGACCACACACGTTTCGGCCATAAGTGCCGGCACGGAGCGTCTCGTCTACGAAGGCTCGCTCCCCGCCGAACTCGCCTCCGATGCGACAATCGATGCGCTGGAAAACAAATCCAGCGATCTTTATCCGACAACTTACGGATACGCTTCCGCCGGGCGCGTGACCGCTCTCGGAAACGGCGTTTCTGACGCCTGGCTTGGGAGGAAGGTATTTGCATTCCATCCGCACGCGACGCACTTCAACGCAGCCGTATCGAGCCTCATCCCACTTCCGGATGACCTCCCGCTCGAAAATGCCGTGCTGTATCCAAATATGGAAACCGCCATCGGTCTCGTGATGGACGGCCGTCCGGTGCTCGGGGAGCGCGTCTCTGTATTCGGGCTCGGACTCGTTGGTTTGCTCGTCACCTGGCTCTTGTCCGATTTCCCGCTGCAAACGCTTCTGGCCATCGACCCCGTTGCACAACGTCGGTCTCTCGCAGCCGACCTGGGGGCATCCACCACTGCAGATCCACAAAACACGCAGAAGCTTTTTCGCGAAATGAAGCGGTCTCAGCATGCCGATCCTACGGTCAACCCGGAGGGAGGCGCCGATCTCGTGTACGAGCTGAGTGGACGACCAGAAACGATCGATGACGGGATCTCCATCTGCGGCTACGCGGGACGGATTCTCGTCGGCTCCTGGTACGGCACAAAAACCGCCCCGGTCGATCTTGGGCGACGATACCACCGGTCGCACATCACGATCCGCGCAAGCCAGGTCAGTACGATCGGACCAGAGCACCGTCCACGCTGGTCCAAATCACGCAGAGGGGATGTCGTAATGCGTAGACTTGCGAATCTTCCAACGGAGATTCTGAACACGGTCGACCGCCCGTTTCACGACGCTGCGGAGACATACCAAATGTTGAGCGAGCCCGACTCATCGGTCGTTCAGATTCTTCACAAATACGCCGACGCAAAACAGGTTTAA
- a CDS encoding LacI family DNA-binding transcriptional regulator, translated as MAQETRDDSKTTIYDVAEHAGVAISTVSRVLNESRDVSDSTRETVLKAIQKLQFRPNRTAKSLAQRATRTIAVAVPTFTTPFHNELLKGVRSELDGNDLDLLLCDLAWEAPKMTLQKFLARGAMDGLLVAGLPVDEEIADELKTLGAPVVLIGTQWDDMDSFYWDEEPGSQQAVEHLIEQGHTDIAMITTPHDDNRLRNARVNGYKAALEAAGLEFNPERIAQGRTKKHDGFSEESGYEAMEVILEQHPDVTAVFASSDVQAIGAWQAIRHAGKSVPEDIALIGYDDIKISRFIGLSSVAQNMHDVGEEATNVLLQRLRRSNTGQTMSKLIRPTLKIRKSSGGKDEKPDLR; from the coding sequence ATGGCCCAGGAAACACGGGACGATTCCAAAACGACCATCTACGATGTCGCTGAGCACGCAGGTGTTGCGATCTCGACGGTGTCGCGCGTTCTTAACGAGTCGCGCGATGTATCCGATTCGACCCGCGAAACGGTTCTGAAAGCGATCCAGAAACTTCAGTTTCGTCCGAATCGGACCGCGAAATCGCTGGCGCAACGGGCGACGCGTACGATTGCCGTTGCGGTCCCGACATTTACGACGCCATTCCACAACGAGCTACTGAAAGGCGTTCGTAGCGAACTCGATGGCAATGACCTCGACCTGCTTCTATGCGATCTCGCATGGGAAGCGCCGAAAATGACGCTCCAGAAGTTTTTGGCAAGAGGAGCGATGGATGGGCTTTTGGTCGCGGGGCTGCCCGTAGACGAAGAGATTGCGGACGAACTTAAGACGCTGGGCGCGCCGGTCGTTTTGATCGGCACGCAGTGGGATGACATGGACTCGTTTTACTGGGATGAGGAGCCGGGGTCTCAGCAGGCCGTGGAGCACCTCATCGAGCAGGGGCATACCGATATCGCGATGATCACGACCCCGCACGACGATAATCGCCTCCGAAATGCCCGAGTGAATGGATATAAGGCCGCTCTCGAAGCAGCCGGTCTCGAGTTCAATCCCGAACGCATCGCGCAGGGGCGGACGAAGAAACACGACGGCTTCAGTGAGGAGTCGGGCTATGAAGCGATGGAGGTGATCCTGGAGCAGCATCCCGACGTCACGGCTGTCTTCGCGAGCAGCGATGTCCAGGCAATTGGCGCCTGGCAGGCAATTCGTCACGCCGGCAAGAGCGTCCCCGAGGATATCGCTTTGATCGGATACGACGACATCAAAATCAGCCGCTTTATCGGCTTGTCGAGTGTTGCCCAGAACATGCACGATGTCGGAGAAGAGGCAACAAATGTCCTTCTCCAGCGCCTCCGACGCTCGAATACCGGACAGACGATGTCGAAGCTCATCCGTCCGACGTTGAAAATTCGCAAGTCGTCCGGAGGCAAAGACGAGAAGCCAGATCTCAGATAA
- a CDS encoding bifunctional hydroxymethylpyrimidine kinase/phosphomethylpyrimidine kinase: MPDTSTSASTFRPLVIGAQYPALERGLTADTLAAQGFGTTPYTVCTSHVVAGNGVVTDVLEVPADTVSAQLEHIFETRQPTAAKVGVVGSAASAEAIFKILDAYLDGPLVLDLTLSGPSGEDIAEPETVEIVSEHMSSAELVSASLTDATLLAGMEIPSLDDAQVAAQRVGQLGASNVLLRCGRLATHHFDTESEPPNYSVDLFYDGEDLAVFEAPFIEGVDKLSGRASGLMMSVLHSLWSGRSLVDALRASKAVVTDAIHEASQTDQPSPSSVYFGALHHRILSDVTE, from the coding sequence GTGCCTGATACTTCCACTTCTGCTTCGACCTTTCGCCCTCTTGTGATCGGTGCACAATATCCCGCACTCGAACGCGGTCTGACTGCCGACACACTTGCTGCCCAAGGGTTCGGAACGACGCCCTACACGGTCTGCACATCGCACGTCGTCGCCGGCAATGGCGTGGTGACTGACGTACTCGAGGTCCCGGCCGATACAGTCAGTGCTCAACTGGAGCATATTTTTGAAACGAGACAGCCAACTGCAGCCAAGGTGGGCGTGGTTGGAAGCGCGGCCTCAGCGGAAGCGATATTCAAGATCCTCGACGCCTATCTCGACGGACCCCTCGTCCTCGACCTGACCCTCAGTGGCCCGAGCGGTGAAGACATTGCGGAGCCAGAAACAGTCGAGATCGTCAGCGAGCACATGTCGTCGGCCGAGCTCGTGAGCGCGAGCCTGACGGATGCGACGCTCCTTGCCGGTATGGAAATTCCGAGTCTGGATGACGCACAGGTGGCGGCCCAGCGGGTTGGTCAGCTCGGCGCATCGAATGTCCTGTTACGCTGCGGTAGACTCGCGACTCACCATTTCGACACCGAAAGTGAACCGCCGAACTATTCCGTCGACCTATTTTATGATGGCGAAGACCTCGCGGTGTTCGAAGCGCCGTTCATCGAAGGAGTCGACAAACTGTCCGGGCGCGCGAGTGGACTGATGATGTCTGTTTTGCATAGCCTCTGGAGCGGGCGCTCGCTGGTGGACGCCCTGCGTGCCTCAAAAGCTGTGGTTACGGATGCCATTCATGAGGCATCGCAGACCGATCAGCCTTCCCCTTCGAGCGTCTACTTTGGCGCTCTGCATCATCGGATTCTCTCAGACGTTACAGAATAA
- a CDS encoding 6-pyruvoyl trahydropterin synthase family protein, which yields MYKLMVRRDFIAQHFLTVPNAGPENEWHSHHFTVEVELTGDTLNEYGYLVDIDDVKAGLDEIEHRYSDATLNELDEFAGLNPSVEHFARFCCQRIADHVTAKNVDRIDLRIWEDDDAWASYTMAL from the coding sequence ATGTATAAATTGATGGTTCGCCGGGATTTTATTGCTCAGCATTTTCTGACTGTGCCAAACGCCGGTCCGGAAAACGAATGGCACTCTCATCATTTCACGGTCGAGGTAGAACTTACGGGAGACACCCTAAATGAGTACGGCTATCTCGTCGACATTGATGATGTAAAAGCCGGGCTGGATGAGATCGAACATCGATACTCGGACGCCACACTTAATGAGCTCGACGAATTTGCGGGCCTGAATCCGAGCGTCGAACACTTTGCCCGATTCTGCTGCCAGCGCATCGCCGATCACGTAACGGCGAAGAACGTCGACCGCATCGACCTCCGCATCTGGGAGGACGACGACGCCTGGGCCTCGTACACGATGGCGCTCTGA
- a CDS encoding tyrosine-type recombinase/integrase gives MSDDSRHVSESTELQISTGSPRTSDLSRSIDELPFNGPTDDRHCSIESDHLLVRRWLAEKSPRTQDEYLSDIEQFVDFVDLPFQYVTLGHLQEYRAHLANDHDYARSTQARKISAVKSLYTFGARIQYFAHNVGAALKTPKVRNKRAERILSEAELWAILRDETDLRNHCILRLFYASGGRVSDLEELAWRDLKERPDLKGRDGLPGGQVTFFGKGEKTRAVSLYSKVWMLIQELRTREKAEDRGGANDPVFRSQKGGFLTRTALWRVVKKAATRADVQLKPKTDSSGRQILDEDGDPVMTSAVSPHWFRHAHASHALQKGADLELVRQTLGHESIETTKMYLHVQPDKSSSYYVDEAPDFRGD, from the coding sequence ATGTCCGACGACTCCAGACACGTATCTGAATCCACTGAGCTTCAGATTTCCACCGGATCACCTCGCACCTCGGATCTGAGTCGGTCGATCGACGAGTTGCCGTTCAATGGTCCGACTGATGATAGGCATTGCTCCATCGAATCGGATCATCTCCTTGTCCGTCGCTGGTTAGCCGAAAAAAGCCCGCGTACGCAAGACGAGTATCTCAGTGACATTGAGCAGTTCGTGGACTTTGTCGACCTGCCATTTCAGTACGTGACGCTGGGCCATCTGCAAGAATATCGTGCGCATTTGGCGAACGATCACGATTACGCCCGGTCGACGCAGGCCCGCAAAATATCGGCGGTCAAAAGTCTCTACACGTTCGGTGCGCGGATCCAGTACTTTGCCCATAACGTTGGAGCGGCCTTAAAGACGCCCAAGGTCCGTAATAAACGGGCTGAGCGTATTCTGTCTGAAGCCGAACTATGGGCTATTCTGCGCGACGAAACCGACCTTCGGAATCACTGCATTCTTCGGCTCTTCTACGCATCAGGCGGCCGCGTGTCAGACTTGGAAGAACTTGCCTGGCGAGACCTTAAAGAACGCCCAGATCTGAAAGGCCGTGACGGCCTTCCAGGTGGTCAGGTCACCTTTTTTGGAAAGGGCGAAAAGACGCGGGCAGTTAGCTTGTACAGCAAGGTGTGGATGCTAATCCAAGAGCTCCGCACTCGCGAAAAGGCCGAAGATCGTGGAGGTGCAAACGATCCTGTCTTTCGGTCTCAAAAGGGCGGATTTCTGACGCGTACAGCATTATGGCGCGTCGTCAAGAAGGCAGCGACACGTGCTGACGTCCAATTGAAACCCAAGACCGACTCTTCTGGACGACAGATACTAGACGAAGACGGCGACCCTGTAATGACCTCAGCGGTCTCTCCACACTGGTTCCGTCATGCACACGCCTCTCACGCGCTACAGAAAGGCGCAGACCTCGAACTGGTGCGCCAGACGCTCGGTCACGAAAGCATAGAGACGACAAAAATGTACCTTCATGTGCAACCGGACAAATCCTCATCCTATTATGTCGATGAAGCACCCGACTTTCGAGGCGACTAA
- a CDS encoding NUMOD4 domain-containing protein, translated as MSTSESNTELDDIVWRPVPGYEGRYEVSKTGKVRSLDRYTKTDYYDRHGNHVARKFSRGRSLSGMAVGPSGHEQVELYCKNGEPKRFLIHRLVMAAFGSEPANATDIINHVDNDATNNHIDNLEWVQPFENQLHGLLHRMLEEHGENRVRRRLDTWIDALTS; from the coding sequence ATGAGTACCTCAGAGTCAAACACCGAATTAGATGACATAGTGTGGCGTCCCGTCCCTGGATATGAGGGACGATATGAGGTCAGCAAAACAGGGAAGGTGCGCTCCCTCGATCGTTACACGAAGACTGACTATTACGATCGTCACGGCAATCACGTGGCGAGGAAGTTTTCCAGAGGGCGTTCACTATCCGGAATGGCTGTCGGTCCGTCAGGCCATGAACAAGTGGAGTTGTACTGCAAGAATGGAGAACCGAAGCGGTTTCTAATCCACAGGTTAGTGATGGCGGCATTCGGTTCAGAGCCAGCGAATGCTACGGACATCATCAACCACGTTGACAACGACGCTACAAACAATCATATCGATAATCTAGAATGGGTGCAGCCATTTGAAAACCAACTACACGGGTTGCTACACCGGATGCTAGAAGAACATGGAGAAAACCGGGTACGTAGGCGTCTGGATACGTGGATCGATGCACTAACATCGTAA
- a CDS encoding ABC transporter permease — MSSRFETLMALRYLKGAQGRAEGRSFLRFITYVAIGGVAIGVAALLLSFAIVRGFSQEIENKLIGFGSHLQVSSHLPDAPLENAVALEEGIAAMDSVTHVSPVVQTFVLLRESQQSIDGVALVGTRTPPSYMAGRITTGTFDLGSGAQPGVVVGQLLADRLGLSVGQKVAAFAMQQGGEGLQVERPRVKSLTVRGIYETSLLDVDDTYVFTNLATARDLAEYPETQVSRFDITLTDVAHADSVAQRLEDRFGWPVRAQTIKQQFAGLFAWVNLQEGIIPLVIGVIVLVSAFNIIGALLMLILEKTREIGVLQSLGASGTTLKRLFLLLGLLIGTTGTIIGEGLALGLALLQKRYDLIPLPAEAYYMTSAPIELNPLDFLIVAGVTLTLCGLAAYVPARVAARIEPVRAIRFQ; from the coding sequence GTGTCTTCCCGGTTTGAAACCCTGATGGCCCTCCGCTACCTGAAGGGCGCGCAAGGTCGCGCTGAAGGTCGGAGTTTTCTACGTTTTATTACTTACGTCGCCATTGGCGGCGTGGCAATCGGTGTAGCCGCACTGCTGCTTTCATTTGCGATCGTTCGAGGCTTCAGCCAGGAAATCGAGAACAAGCTGATCGGCTTTGGTTCTCACCTCCAGGTAAGCAGTCACCTCCCGGATGCCCCCTTAGAGAACGCGGTCGCTCTAGAGGAGGGGATTGCGGCAATGGACTCGGTGACGCACGTCTCCCCGGTCGTTCAAACATTCGTCCTGCTTCGGGAGTCGCAGCAATCGATCGATGGGGTTGCTCTCGTGGGTACACGTACGCCGCCGTCGTACATGGCCGGACGAATCACGACCGGCACCTTTGATCTTGGCAGTGGTGCACAACCGGGCGTCGTCGTCGGACAATTGCTCGCCGATCGGCTCGGGCTCTCGGTCGGACAAAAAGTGGCTGCCTTTGCTATGCAGCAGGGCGGAGAAGGCCTACAGGTCGAGCGCCCCCGGGTGAAGTCGCTCACCGTTCGTGGGATCTACGAGACGTCACTTCTTGACGTGGACGACACCTATGTATTCACGAATCTTGCCACAGCTCGCGATCTTGCAGAGTATCCGGAAACGCAGGTATCGCGGTTTGACATCACGCTCACCGACGTAGCTCACGCAGACAGCGTCGCCCAACGCCTCGAGGACCGGTTCGGATGGCCGGTTCGTGCTCAGACGATCAAGCAGCAGTTTGCTGGATTGTTTGCGTGGGTCAACCTGCAGGAGGGCATCATTCCGCTGGTGATCGGCGTGATCGTTCTCGTTTCTGCATTCAACATCATCGGTGCACTGTTGATGCTCATTCTTGAGAAGACCCGGGAGATCGGCGTTCTTCAAAGCCTCGGCGCGTCCGGCACCACGCTCAAGCGCCTCTTTCTGTTGCTCGGTCTCCTGATCGGGACGACCGGTACGATCATCGGCGAAGGCCTCGCTCTCGGCCTCGCGCTTTTACAGAAGCGCTACGACCTCATTCCGCTCCCTGCGGAGGCGTACTACATGACATCCGCGCCAATCGAACTCAACCCCCTCGACTTTCTGATCGTCGCCGGCGTGACGTTGACGTTGTGTGGTCTCGCCGCCTACGTCCCAGCGCGTGTTGCAGCCCGCATCGAACCCGTTCGCGCGATCCGGTTCCAGTAG